Proteins encoded in a region of the candidate division WOR-3 bacterium genome:
- a CDS encoding cell division/cell wall cluster transcriptional repressor MraZ — translation MGNIRFRGFFKHVLDERKRLAIPSQFRSVLKHESEGKVILTPGYDREISVYALRTWEKIEETELLTLSMDRLQSRRYRRHFSFGIKEDHLDAQGRILIPNFLLEHSGIQKDVVIVGEIDYFTLWSPENYEKFSKEIEKFYLEDAESIENLRRRIDEGTGH, via the coding sequence ATGGGGAATATTAGGTTCAGAGGCTTTTTTAAGCATGTCCTTGATGAGCGGAAACGCTTGGCGATTCCGAGTCAGTTTCGGAGTGTGTTGAAGCACGAATCCGAAGGCAAAGTGATTCTCACTCCGGGATATGACCGGGAGATTTCTGTTTATGCATTAAGGACGTGGGAGAAGATCGAGGAGACCGAACTGCTTACGCTTTCAATGGATCGTCTGCAGTCGCGGCGTTATCGACGCCATTTCAGTTTCGGTATCAAAGAAGACCACCTCGACGCCCAGGGAAGGATATTGATCCCCAATTTCCTTCTCGAGCATTCAGGGATTCAAAAAGATGTGGTCATTGTCGGAGAGATAGATTATTTTACACTCTGGTCACCTGAGAACTATGAGAAGTTCAGCAAAGAGATTGAGAAATTTTATCTTGAGGATGCTGAGAGCATCGAAAATTTAAGAAGGAGGATAGATGAAGGTACAGGCCATTGA
- the murF gene encoding UDP-N-acetylmuramoyl-tripeptide--D-alanyl-D-alanine ligase, with amino-acid sequence MFKEFMIKDISKMMHGKTGDGSLELIRGVSINSKEIKPGDLFFALKGEHTDGHLFVKEALSNGASAVVVEKSQKVGDEILVSDTLFALGELARKYRSLFHPTTIAITGTNGKTTTKNLISAIFKKKYNTLATKKNYNSLIGLPLTIFELSGDEDYLIVEIGTSNPGEIKRLCEIAQPDSGVVTNIGPGHLESFGSINGVKEEKLSLVKALPEGGFALLGEGLEDVKGKNIFNFSLEMADDISLTEKGSYFTYKNKEFFTNLLGLGNVYNCLCAVCLTSHFNIEYDFQRAALAEIKPESGRMEPIHCNDLLIINDTYNANPVSMKSAIDFTSVVERRRIFILGDMLELGRDSRLLHKNIGVYARKHCELLLTFGEQARHYKGVHFTDKRKLVRYLVDNLEGDELILVKASRGLHFEDIVFELLREL; translated from the coding sequence ATGTTTAAAGAGTTTATGATTAAAGATATTTCAAAGATGATGCATGGGAAGACAGGCGACGGTTCCCTGGAGTTGATAAGGGGGGTGAGCATCAATTCAAAAGAGATCAAACCGGGTGATCTCTTTTTCGCCCTGAAGGGCGAACATACCGACGGACATCTGTTTGTGAAGGAGGCGCTGTCGAACGGCGCAAGCGCTGTGGTGGTGGAGAAGAGTCAGAAAGTTGGTGATGAGATTCTGGTTTCGGATACCCTTTTCGCACTCGGCGAACTCGCAAGAAAATATCGGAGTCTGTTCCATCCGACAACGATCGCCATTACCGGCACAAACGGGAAGACGACCACCAAAAATCTTATCAGCGCCATCTTCAAGAAAAAATATAATACTCTGGCGACGAAGAAGAATTATAACTCACTCATCGGTCTTCCTCTGACGATATTCGAACTCAGCGGCGACGAAGACTATCTGATTGTGGAGATCGGAACGAGCAACCCCGGAGAGATCAAGCGGTTGTGTGAAATCGCTCAGCCTGATTCAGGCGTTGTCACAAACATCGGACCCGGCCATTTAGAGAGTTTCGGTTCAATCAATGGAGTAAAGGAAGAGAAGTTGTCATTGGTCAAGGCGCTTCCCGAAGGCGGCTTCGCCCTGCTTGGTGAGGGGCTTGAGGATGTTAAGGGAAAAAATATTTTTAATTTCTCACTTGAAATGGCGGACGATATTTCCCTGACCGAGAAAGGTTCTTATTTCACTTACAAAAACAAGGAGTTCTTTACCAATCTTCTCGGGCTCGGAAATGTTTACAACTGTCTTTGTGCCGTCTGTTTGACTTCACATTTTAATATTGAATATGATTTTCAACGTGCCGCCCTCGCCGAAATAAAGCCTGAATCGGGAAGGATGGAACCGATCCACTGTAATGATTTGTTGATAATAAACGACACCTATAATGCCAATCCCGTATCGATGAAATCGGCGATTGATTTCACCTCTGTCGTGGAGAGAAGAAGAATATTTATACTGGGTGACATGCTGGAATTGGGCAGGGACTCCCGATTGCTGCACAAAAACATCGGCGTATATGCAAGAAAACATTGCGAACTCCTGTTGACCTTTGGAGAGCAGGCGCGGCATTACAAGGGGGTGCATTTTACTGATAAACGTAAACTGGTGCGTTATCTGGTGGACAATCTGGAAGGTGATGAACTTATTCTTGTCAAGGCTTCACGCGGTCTCCATTTTGAAGATATTGTCTTTGAATTGTTAAGGGAGTTATAG
- the murD gene encoding UDP-N-acetylmuramoyl-L-alanine--D-glutamate ligase codes for MKKRVLLLGLGRANISVAEYLLKEGDELFLYEENLEVVSTDARRLLKTGKIKTHNEGNFDYDLVVTSPGFPPNKRIIKELTDRGLPVIDEIEFTYQHLNRPDVIAVTGTNGKSTTAALISNILASAGIKNFLGGNIAPGMPFSRALFLPHFEQYVLEISSFQLMRIRDFHAGIGVLTNISTDHLNWHSSFEEYKQAKFRLFKTQRPDDYAVLNFDDQLIKESVTEIRSQIIFFGGDLKADVCFNGDFRYKGEKLFPVKISELPGRHNLLNTLAAIAVAKIMGVDNESIRNGITSFKSLPHRLEELGVINGVRYINNSMCTNESAAIASFNAVKGDKIVIVGGRQKGNKGEKYLDLLVKKAKACIVLGENASCIADYFKTKRFDRFAVAEDMDDAVEKARGFAANGDIILLNPGFASFGYFRNFEERGAAFKDAAYRD; via the coding sequence ATGAAAAAAAGAGTTTTGTTGCTGGGACTGGGACGAGCCAATATTTCAGTGGCTGAATACCTGCTTAAAGAGGGCGATGAACTGTTTCTCTACGAAGAGAATCTGGAAGTGGTTTCAACCGATGCGAGAAGGTTGCTGAAGACAGGTAAAATAAAGACGCATAATGAGGGTAACTTTGATTATGACCTTGTGGTTACTTCTCCTGGATTTCCTCCCAATAAAAGAATCATCAAGGAATTGACGGACAGGGGGCTGCCGGTTATCGACGAAATTGAATTTACATATCAACATTTGAACCGACCTGATGTCATTGCGGTTACCGGAACCAACGGCAAAAGTACGACCGCGGCTTTGATAAGCAATATCCTGGCTTCCGCCGGAATAAAAAACTTCCTCGGCGGCAACATTGCACCCGGGATGCCGTTTTCACGGGCTCTTTTCCTTCCGCACTTTGAACAGTATGTTCTGGAGATATCGTCTTTTCAGCTTATGCGGATAAGGGATTTCCATGCCGGTATCGGAGTCCTTACCAATATCTCGACTGATCATCTGAACTGGCACAGCAGTTTTGAAGAATATAAGCAGGCGAAATTTCGGCTCTTCAAAACGCAGAGACCTGATGATTATGCGGTTCTCAATTTCGATGATCAACTGATTAAGGAGTCGGTCACAGAGATTCGGTCGCAGATCATCTTCTTCGGCGGCGATTTGAAGGCGGATGTGTGTTTTAACGGTGATTTCCGTTATAAAGGTGAGAAATTGTTTCCGGTGAAGATTTCAGAGCTGCCGGGAAGGCATAACCTTCTTAACACCCTTGCCGCCATTGCCGTTGCGAAGATCATGGGAGTCGATAATGAAAGTATCAGAAACGGCATCACCTCATTCAAATCCCTGCCGCATCGACTGGAAGAACTCGGAGTGATAAATGGTGTGCGTTATATCAACAATTCCATGTGTACGAATGAGAGTGCGGCGATCGCTTCTTTCAATGCCGTGAAAGGTGATAAGATCGTCATTGTCGGCGGCAGGCAGAAAGGGAATAAAGGTGAAAAATATCTTGATCTGCTGGTTAAGAAAGCGAAGGCGTGTATTGTTTTAGGTGAAAATGCTTCTTGTATAGCGGATTATTTTAAAACGAAAAGATTTGATAGGTTCGCAGTCGCCGAAGATATGGATGATGCGGTTGAAAAGGCCCGCGGGTTCGCCGCGAACGGTGATATTATTCTTTTGAATCCGGGGTTCGCTTCTTTCGGCTATTTCAGAAATTTTGAAGAGAGAGGAGCAGCGTTTAAAGATGCAGCATACAGGGATTGA
- a CDS encoding phospho-N-acetylmuramoyl-pentapeptide-transferase, producing the protein MLYWLLYPLKDVFGPFRLFGYITFRSAYAVVTAILIVLLFGKRFITFLKNRSIGQRIRDEVPESHKSKEGTPSMGGILILLSILISTLLFCDLTNPNIIILLTATIWFGCLGAYDDYIKIYKNKPRGLSIRTKLVFQIIYGIALGVFLYFFGPEGYATKTNLIFVKNYIINLGILYPIFVALVIVGTSNGVNLTDGLDGLAIGLIGIAALAYSALAYAAGHMGISEYLDIIFLKNGGEITVFCASILGASLGFLWFNSHPAQIFMGDTGALSMGAIIGTAAILIKQEILLIFVGGVFVIEAVSVLLQIIYFRRTGGKRLFKMAPLHHHFELKGLCEPKIVVRFWIVGIILLMFALSTLKIR; encoded by the coding sequence ATGCTGTACTGGCTTTTATATCCGTTGAAAGACGTTTTCGGACCGTTTAGGTTGTTCGGTTATATTACATTCCGCAGTGCATATGCGGTGGTGACGGCGATTTTGATCGTGCTCCTATTCGGTAAGCGATTCATCACATTTTTGAAGAATAGATCGATCGGTCAGCGGATACGCGATGAAGTACCGGAGAGCCATAAAAGCAAAGAGGGGACTCCTTCCATGGGAGGAATCCTTATTCTTCTTTCCATTCTGATTTCGACACTTCTCTTTTGTGATTTGACCAATCCCAATATCATCATCCTTCTGACCGCGACAATCTGGTTCGGGTGTTTGGGCGCATATGACGACTATATTAAAATTTATAAGAATAAACCAAGGGGATTGTCGATACGGACAAAACTGGTCTTCCAGATTATTTACGGAATCGCATTGGGTGTCTTTTTATACTTTTTCGGGCCGGAAGGATATGCGACAAAGACCAATTTGATCTTTGTAAAGAACTATATCATAAATCTGGGTATTCTGTATCCTATTTTTGTCGCACTCGTTATCGTCGGCACTTCCAACGGCGTCAATCTGACCGACGGGCTCGACGGTCTGGCGATCGGGTTGATCGGAATCGCGGCATTGGCTTACAGTGCCCTGGCGTACGCCGCCGGCCACATGGGGATCAGCGAGTATCTGGACATCATCTTTTTGAAGAACGGCGGTGAGATAACTGTTTTCTGTGCATCAATCCTTGGTGCGAGTCTCGGATTTTTATGGTTTAATTCTCATCCGGCTCAAATCTTTATGGGTGATACCGGTGCATTGAGCATGGGCGCGATTATCGGCACGGCTGCAATTTTGATCAAACAGGAGATACTTCTTATCTTTGTGGGCGGTGTCTTTGTAATTGAAGCCGTTTCCGTATTGCTTCAGATAATATATTTCCGCCGTACCGGAGGAAAGAGATTGTTCAAGATGGCTCCTTTGCATCATCATTTTGAATTAAAAGGTTTGTGTGAACCGAAGATCGTCGTCCGATTCTGGATCGTCGGGATTATTCTGTTGATGTTCGCTCTTTCGACTTTAAAGATCAGATGA
- a CDS encoding anti-sigma factor antagonist, protein MKVQAIEAIKDKKVSFFLPSGEIDEKQFEVMDKKFKSMIEAGEFNIIIDLSRVNHINYKIVGQLIDYQKKFKELGGDIKLVNVSPYLYDILRLYGFYPFEIFPSKRAALKSFM, encoded by the coding sequence ATGAAGGTACAGGCCATTGAGGCAATTAAAGATAAAAAGGTTTCATTCTTCTTGCCGAGCGGCGAGATAGATGAGAAGCAGTTTGAAGTGATGGATAAGAAATTCAAAAGTATGATTGAAGCGGGTGAGTTCAACATCATTATCGATCTTTCGCGCGTCAATCATATAAACTACAAGATCGTCGGACAGCTTATCGACTATCAGAAAAAATTCAAAGAACTCGGCGGTGACATTAAACTTGTAAATGTCTCACCGTATCTCTACGATATTTTAAGACTGTACGGTTTTTATCCCTTTGAGATTTTTCCGTCCAAGAGAGCCGCATTAAAGAGTTTCATGTAG
- the rsmH gene encoding 16S rRNA (cytosine(1402)-N(4))-methyltransferase RsmH, whose translation MLFHQPVLLKEVIRFMKLETDRGVYCDCTIGGGGHLVEMLKLTKRAKFIGIDWDPEAIAYVRERIKPFRKRCLLFEDNFINLGLILKEQKISGLNGVLFDLGVSYHQLVSPERGFSFEREGELLMRMSPKTSSLLTKIKSASEQEIIDVLKNYGDVRNCRRIGSEIYRHKKVLRTTFDLRKVVEKTTPRRFLKKNLHRVFQAFRIWVNDELSNLSQALQIAFQRLNPGGRIVVISYHSGEDRIVKRTFRGFKEEGTMVILNKKVITPTQEEIRDNPRARSAKLRCGERCVRS comes from the coding sequence ATGCTTTTCCATCAACCGGTTCTTTTGAAAGAGGTGATTAGATTTATGAAACTTGAAACAGACAGAGGCGTTTATTGTGACTGCACGATCGGCGGTGGAGGTCATCTGGTGGAGATGTTGAAGCTTACAAAGCGGGCGAAGTTCATCGGAATCGATTGGGATCCGGAGGCGATCGCTTATGTCCGGGAAAGAATCAAACCGTTCAGGAAGAGATGCCTACTCTTTGAAGATAATTTCATAAACTTAGGTTTAATTCTAAAAGAACAGAAGATCAGCGGTTTGAACGGTGTACTCTTCGATCTCGGTGTGTCATATCATCAACTTGTTAGTCCTGAAAGGGGGTTTAGTTTTGAACGTGAAGGTGAGCTGTTGATGCGGATGTCTCCGAAGACCTCTTCTCTTCTGACGAAGATCAAGAGTGCATCGGAACAGGAGATCATCGATGTGCTTAAAAACTACGGGGATGTACGTAACTGTCGTAGAATCGGTTCGGAGATTTACAGGCATAAAAAGGTTTTGAGGACCACCTTTGATCTTCGGAAGGTGGTTGAGAAAACAACACCGAGGAGGTTTCTTAAGAAGAATTTACACCGGGTCTTTCAGGCGTTCCGCATCTGGGTTAATGATGAATTATCCAATCTTTCTCAGGCATTACAGATTGCTTTTCAAAGATTGAATCCCGGAGGCAGGATTGTTGTAATATCATACCATTCTGGTGAGGATCGCATCGTTAAAAGAACTTTCCGCGGTTTCAAGGAAGAGGGGACGATGGTGATACTCAACAAGAAAGTCATAACACCGACACAGGAAGAGATCAGAGATAATCCGCGGGCGCGCAGTGCAAAATTGAGATGCGGTGAGAGATGCGTGCGCTCTTGA
- a CDS encoding penicillin-binding protein 2, which yields MKRARVVHLLLFLVSLLFFSHIFYIQCIRYEYYEKKARNQHEKKFILLGARGNIYDRNGIPLATSQQCFSIFCTPRYVYKRDKVIKEVAIISGRSEREIRKLLDKGKFFWIDKKVDLHTRDRYLEIDDPGIGFTHDLNRQYNMPEAFASLIGKVGSDNRGIEGLELQLNSVLSGRSGFAIYQKDPTGDIFPYHNYPEKDPLPGQDVYLTIDFQMQAILYANLKEALMKEDAKYAAGVIIDPHTGEILALVNVGKKNDKRNHAVCDEFEPGSTFKLITLTYALLDGIKEDYVIDTEGGKYKIHGHTIHDYRNYGVVTFREAVAHSSNVAMVKISRNFDRKEFFLLMRDFGLGQVTGIELPGEAKGKVPAADKINDVEFATLVFGQGLTVNLLQLAFAYQTIANEGVLNKPILVSEIKDKKRTVYRSKPLRVRRVVDKELAARITDILCSVVEEGSGTGAAIDGVRVAGKTGTAQKVVNNRYSNSSVITTFIGYFPADDPDYLIAVMLDEPKKGLWASTIAAPVFRKIAQSIYQINSHQYAAK from the coding sequence ATGAAACGGGCGCGGGTGGTGCACCTTTTACTCTTTCTGGTTTCATTACTCTTCTTTTCCCATATTTTCTATATCCAGTGCATAAGATATGAATATTACGAGAAGAAGGCAAGAAATCAACATGAAAAGAAATTTATTCTCCTGGGCGCACGCGGGAATATTTATGACCGAAACGGTATTCCTCTGGCTACTTCGCAACAGTGTTTTTCAATCTTCTGCACGCCGCGCTATGTATATAAACGGGATAAGGTGATAAAAGAGGTGGCTATCATTTCCGGCCGTTCTGAGCGCGAAATCAGAAAGCTGCTCGACAAAGGAAAGTTCTTCTGGATTGACAAGAAGGTCGATTTACATACCCGGGACAGATATCTCGAGATCGATGATCCCGGCATCGGTTTCACTCACGACCTCAATCGTCAGTATAATATGCCCGAGGCGTTCGCCAGCCTGATAGGAAAAGTAGGATCGGATAATCGGGGGATAGAAGGACTGGAGTTGCAGTTGAACAGCGTGCTCAGCGGCAGATCCGGTTTCGCCATCTATCAAAAAGACCCCACGGGTGATATCTTTCCTTACCATAATTATCCTGAAAAAGACCCGCTTCCCGGTCAGGATGTTTATTTAACGATTGATTTTCAGATGCAGGCGATCCTTTATGCGAACTTGAAAGAAGCCTTGATGAAGGAAGATGCAAAATACGCGGCAGGTGTGATTATTGATCCACATACAGGAGAGATCCTCGCCCTGGTCAATGTGGGAAAAAAGAACGACAAGAGAAACCATGCAGTATGCGACGAGTTTGAACCGGGCTCGACCTTTAAATTAATTACACTGACGTATGCACTGCTTGATGGTATTAAAGAAGATTACGTTATTGATACAGAAGGTGGTAAATACAAAATTCATGGACATACGATCCATGATTACAGGAATTACGGAGTGGTGACTTTTAGGGAAGCGGTCGCCCACTCAAGCAATGTCGCCATGGTCAAGATTTCACGTAACTTCGACAGAAAAGAATTTTTCCTCTTGATGAGGGATTTCGGTTTAGGTCAGGTGACCGGTATTGAATTGCCCGGAGAAGCCAAGGGTAAAGTACCGGCGGCGGACAAGATTAATGATGTGGAATTCGCCACACTTGTTTTCGGCCAGGGCCTTACCGTGAATCTTCTTCAACTCGCCTTTGCCTATCAGACGATCGCCAATGAAGGTGTTTTGAATAAACCCATTCTGGTGAGTGAAATCAAAGATAAGAAAAGAACGGTGTATCGGTCCAAACCTCTCAGGGTGAGACGGGTTGTGGATAAAGAACTTGCGGCGCGTATTACCGACATCCTCTGCAGTGTCGTCGAAGAGGGCAGTGGAACCGGCGCAGCCATCGATGGAGTCCGGGTTGCAGGAAAGACCGGTACCGCACAGAAGGTTGTCAATAATCGATATTCAAATTCATCGGTAATCACTACCTTCATCGGTTATTTCCCGGCGGATGATCCTGATTATCTCATTGCCGTGATGCTCGATGAACCGAAAAAGGGTCTGTGGGCGAGTACGATCGCGGCGCCTGTTTTCAGAAAAATCGCTCAGAGTATCTATCAGATAAATTCTCACCAATATGCAGCTAAGTAG
- a CDS encoding UDP-N-acetylmuramoyl-L-alanyl-D-glutamate--2,6-diaminopimelate ligase, which yields MQLSRLVSVIGGEEHNMKDTDVLSLEFDSRRVTPGSLFIAVKGEKFDGHDFIEDAIKNGAVALITQRKLAVDIPQIVVKDSREAMAKLARRFYGGFEAVEKIGITGTNGKTTTAFLIYSILEQAGKKPGLIGTVYYMNSRKRIKAERTTPESLDIFKLLSDFERDGAEAVVMEVSSHALSLKRMEEIDLDVAVFTNLSQDHLDFHRTIEEYRAAKMRIFSLLKENGYAVYNIDDPALREIEELPVLNKIGYGLQKEGDIRAVLTEESIDGLRMEIFYGDKKYPVASGLIGGFNAYNILAAFTVGCALKQDPEIIIRGIEELKGVKGRMERVVDNIFIDYAHTPSAVGNVLTALRKYCRGRLLIVFGCGGDRDRDKRPKMGAVASERADYVFVTSDNPRSEKPSDIIDDILKGIKKDNYKVIEDRKEAIRYALSIKKDDDVLLVAGKGHEDYQIIGEKKIVFDDAEVIRECLKSL from the coding sequence ATGCAGCTAAGTAGGTTGGTTTCTGTGATCGGAGGTGAAGAGCACAATATGAAAGATACAGATGTTCTGTCACTGGAGTTCGATTCAAGACGTGTTACACCGGGTTCCCTTTTCATTGCCGTCAAAGGAGAGAAATTCGACGGGCACGATTTTATCGAAGATGCAATCAAGAACGGAGCCGTGGCGCTCATCACCCAAAGGAAGCTGGCTGTGGATATTCCCCAGATCGTTGTCAAAGATTCAAGGGAGGCAATGGCGAAACTCGCTCGACGGTTCTACGGCGGTTTTGAGGCGGTGGAAAAAATCGGTATCACCGGAACAAACGGAAAGACAACGACTGCTTTTCTCATCTATTCAATCCTTGAACAGGCGGGTAAAAAACCCGGTCTGATCGGTACTGTTTATTATATGAACAGCCGGAAGAGGATCAAGGCGGAAAGGACCACGCCGGAAAGTCTTGATATCTTCAAGTTGCTTTCCGATTTTGAGAGAGACGGGGCAGAGGCGGTTGTCATGGAAGTGAGTTCGCACGCCCTCAGTCTTAAGAGGATGGAGGAGATTGATCTGGATGTCGCGGTCTTCACCAATTTATCTCAGGACCATCTTGATTTTCACCGTACAATTGAAGAATATCGTGCCGCGAAGATGCGGATATTTTCACTCCTCAAGGAGAACGGTTACGCCGTTTATAACATTGACGATCCTGCACTCAGAGAAATTGAAGAATTGCCGGTGCTCAATAAAATCGGATACGGACTGCAGAAAGAAGGGGATATTCGGGCGGTTCTGACAGAAGAGAGCATCGACGGACTACGGATGGAGATTTTTTACGGTGACAAGAAATACCCGGTGGCGAGCGGTTTGATCGGTGGATTTAATGCCTACAATATTCTCGCCGCGTTCACCGTCGGTTGTGCTTTGAAACAGGACCCTGAGATAATCATCAGGGGGATTGAAGAGTTGAAAGGTGTGAAAGGCAGGATGGAACGCGTGGTGGACAATATCTTCATCGATTATGCACATACGCCGTCAGCCGTCGGGAATGTCCTCACGGCTTTGAGAAAATACTGTCGGGGAAGACTTCTTATAGTGTTCGGCTGCGGCGGTGACCGGGATAGGGACAAACGTCCGAAGATGGGTGCTGTTGCATCGGAAAGAGCCGATTATGTCTTTGTAACATCTGATAATCCACGCAGTGAAAAACCATCCGACATCATCGACGATATATTAAAAGGTATCAAAAAAGATAATTATAAGGTCATTGAAGACCGCAAAGAAGCGATCAGATATGCACTTTCTATAAAAAAAGATGATGATGTTCTACTCGTCGCCGGTAAGGGGCATGAAGACTATCAGATCATCGGTGAGAAAAAAATTGTTTTTGACGATGCAGAGGTCATTCGGGAATGTTTAAAGAGTTTATGA